A portion of the Thermofilaceae archaeon genome contains these proteins:
- a CDS encoding PaREP1 family protein — protein MGDSAVFETAREILGYAREELERAEKLRDHLLYRNAADKAFLALLVAVNEYIRSVKGFVPRSHSERRRVLREIGREDLRALYSDLMKTLHEEAFYEGVYQPDEVRYAIGKVESVIEALEREARGPPKR, from the coding sequence ATGGGGGATAGTGCGGTGTTCGAGACGGCTAGGGAGATCTTAGGGTACGCGCGTGAGGAGCTGGAGCGCGCTGAGAAGCTGAGAGACCACCTGCTCTACCGCAATGCGGCTGACAAGGCCTTCCTCGCCCTCCTGGTCGCTGTGAACGAGTACATACGCTCTGTAAAGGGGTTTGTGCCGAGAAGCCACTCAGAGAGGAGGCGCGTGCTGAGGGAGATAGGGCGTGAGGATCTTCGCGCGCTCTACAGCGACCTAATGAAAACGCTCCACGAGGAGGCCTTCTACGAGGGGGTTTACCAGCCTGATGAGGTCAGGTACGCCATCGGGAAGGTGGAAAGCGTAATCGAAGCGCTAGAGCGAGAAGCTCGAGGGCCGCCAAAGCGGTAG